The region GAAGGCACCGGTCGGGCGGATACGCACAAACAGCTCGCCGCTGTGCACGCCACCCGCATCGACCACCGCATCGGCATCGCTCAGGGCAGCCATGATTTCCTCCGGCGACAGCCGCAGGGCAGCCAGACGCGCCTGATCGACCTCGACCAGTATCCGTTCCTCCTGAACGCCTGATATCTCGACCTTGCCCACACCCTCTGCGCTAACCAGCCTTCGCCGTAGCTCCTTGGCCAGCTCGTGAAGCTCCTTCAGCGTCATGCCTTCGCCGGTCAGCGCATAGAAAATCCCATACACATCACCGAAATCATCATTGACCACGGGCGGCTGGGCATCCGGTGGCAGGTCGCCCTGGGCATCGTTGATCTTGTTGCGCAACTCGTTCCAGACCTGCTGCAGGGCATCACCGGTAAAGCGGTCCTGAATATCGACGCGAATTTCTGCCTGGTTCGCCATCGAGCGCGAGCGAATTTCCTTTATCTGGGTCATCTGCTGGATCGCGCTTTCCAGCGGTTCGGTGACTTCCTGCTCGACCTCCAGCGCTGTGGCGCCGGGATACTGCACGTTGATGATGGCCTGCTTGATGGTGAATTCGGGATCTTCCAGGCGACCGATTTCAAAAAAAGCGATGCTCCCACCGACCAGGCAGATCAGTAGCAGCAACCAGGTGTTCACAGGTTTACCTATGGCGTAACGGGCAAAATCCATCAGTTCAATCCCGCTGCTGGGCTTTGATCGCCTGACCTTCGAACAGCTTGCTGCCCCCGGCGACTATTATCTGGCTACCCGTTTCGAAGTCACCGGCCACCAGCGCATGACTCCCATCGATACGCTGCAAGGTCAGATTTTTGCGCACCGCCTGGCCGTCGACCGCCAGCCACACGAAATGCTCACTCTCGGGCGTCGTCTGCAAGGCCGACAAGGGTATGCGGAACCTCTCGGCAGTGGCATCGGCAACGGGCACCGGCAACTCTATGGTTACGCGCATGGCCATGCCAGGCAGCAGGTTGAAGTCTTCGGGGGGTGCCCCGCGCAGGATCAGCCGGTAGGTACGGGCGCCCTCGCGTGGCTGGGTGCTGTGTTCCTTGTATTTCAGGGGCAGGGTCACATCAGCGATCACCAACTGGCCCTGCGCCTGCAGATCAGGCCCCAGCGGCAGGCTGAGCGCCGCCCGCTCGGGCAGATCGACACCCACCTCCACATACTGGTTATCCTGAATCTGAAGGATCGGCGTGCCATTACTCACGACCATATCCGGCTCCGCCATACGTTCTGCAACCACACCGTCAAAGGGCGCGTTGAGTGTGCTGTGGGCGATATTTCGCAGCGCGCTGTCACGTGCGACCTGGGCGGAGATCAGCCCGGCCTCCAGCGGCTCGATCGCCGCAGGGGACAGAATGCCTTCGGCGAGCAGGCTGCGCTTGCGCGTCAGGTCCGCCTGTAGTTGCCGGTGTTGCGCTTCGGCCTCGCGCAATTGCAGTTCATAATCCGTAGCATCCAGTTTCGCCAATGGCTGACCCCGAGTTACCCGGGTGCCCTCGTCAACCAGTATCTGTTCGATTCGGCCAGGCACCTGAAACGCGATCTGGGTCGTGGTAACGCTCTCCACCACACCGGCAAAACGCAGGGCTTCCGGCAACGGTTCCGCTGCTTGCAGCCGCTCTACCAGCGCAATACGCGGCGGCTCCGGAGCGGGCTCTTCTTCCCCTGCACAGCCGGAAACGGCTCCAAGTAAAAGTACTGACAGGGTCAGCCAGAACAGACAGGAAAGACGTGATCCAGTCGCTGGGGGCATTCGTGCTCCGCTCGAGTTACGGTGAATAAAACGCTCGTTTGAGTACTGAATGCAATAGAGGGGTAAATAGCTGCGCGAGTTCCAAAAAAAGCCGTTGCGATCAGAGAAGGCAACGGCTGGTTACGAAACGAGCCCGAAGGCGCTAGATGGTGAAACGCGTTACCAGATCATTCAGCTCCACGGCTAAACGGGAAAGCTCCCGGCTGGAACAGCTGGTCTGTTCAGCGCCTGCGGCGGATTGCGTCGACAGGTCGCGAATATTTTCCAGGTTACGATCCACCTCGCGCGCCACTTGCGCCTGCTCCTCCGCTGCGCTGGCAATCACCAGGTTCCGCTCGTTGATTTGATTGATGGCGGCGGTGATTCGATTAAGCGCCTCGCCAGCCGATTCCGCCTGCCCAAGGGTATTGGACGCCATGGTATTGCTGATCTGCATGGCTTCAACCGCGCGCTCGGTGCCCTGCTGAATAGTGCCGATCATGTCCTCGATCTCCGCCGTGGACTGTTGCGTGCGGTATGCCAGGGCCCGCACCTCATCAGCCACTACCGCAAAGCCTCGTCCATGGTCGCCGGCGCGGGCGGCCTCGATGGCGGCATTCAGGGCAAGGAGGTTGGTCTGCTCCGCAATGGCGCGGATGACCTCAAGCACCCGGCTGATGTTCTGCGCCTTCTCCGCCAGCTCCTGCACTTCGGTAGCGGTGGATTGAATGGACCCGGACAGCTTGTCGATACTGGTGACTGTGTAAACCACCTGTTGCTGACCCTCCGAGGCGACGCTCGCGGTCGCCTGGGACTGCTCCGATGTCGAGACAGCATTGCCGGCCACCTCATCGACAGCGGCGCTCATTTCATTGACGGCGGTCGCTGCCTGCTGGATTTCATCATTCTGCCGTTGCAGACCCCGTGTGGAATCTTCGGTTACTGCGTTCAGCTCTTCGGCCGCCGAAGCCAGCTGGGTTGAGGAACTGGTGATACGCTCAATCGTATCGCGCAGCTGCGTCTGCATGGCCGATAGCGCCCTCAGCAACCGCGCCGGCTCGTCCTTGCCCTCGACCTGGAAACGCTGGGTCAGATCGCCCGTGGCGATGACCTCGCTGATCCGCACCGCCTCTCTGATGGGAGCAACGATACTGCGGGTAATCAGCCAGGCCAGCAAAACAGTCAGCACAGCAGCAATGGCAATAAAGAGAATGACCTGACGGAAGCCCCGCTCGTAGATCAACTCTGCCGACTCTGCGGATTCCCCTGCCCCCGCGATTATCAGATCTTCCAGCGCGATCAGGCTTTGCGTAGCGACATCAGCTTGCGGATTCAATTGATTCTGAACGATGCCCATGGCGCCATCCAGATTACCCTGAGCTATCCGCTGCATAACCTGAGCCTGCAGGCGCATGTATTCGGTGCGTTGTGCTTTATACAGATTAAATGCCTGCTGAGATTCAGCGCTGGAGATACGCTGTTCAAATGCCTGCTCTGCCTGCGTCAACAGCCGCTCCAGTTCATCCATTGATTGATTGAGCTGTTGGATCTCGCGGTTATCTTCGGCAAGCAATGCCCTGAACGTGAAAATACGCAACCTCATGAAATCCTGATTGAACTCACCGATGTCTTGCATACTCGGCAGCCAGAGCTGTTCGATTTCGGTGGCTTCCTCTCGCATATTACTCATGCCTTGCACGGCCAAAAATCCCAACATCAATACGATCAGCGCCACTGCGGCAAAGCCGCCGGTCAGCCTTGCGGCAACAGGAAAGTTTCTGGAATTCATCACGGATTGCACCTGGGACGTAAAAAATGGCCACCCGCGCCTTGATTGGAAACCTGATAGCGGCGGGGCTCGATTGGCAGGGGTTATGGGCAACCAATAACTCCACGCCAGATAAAGGGGCTATCGGCGAGGGGCTGCGGTTAATGAGTGCCGACCGACGAATGGTCGTGCGTGAAGGTTATGCTAGTCTGGCTCGCTCGTCATGGAGCGCAATCCGGCCGCCGCCGAGAAGTCTGTCCCTGACTCCTCGTTCAGGCTATCCGGGTCAAAACGCGCCAGACAGCCCTCCCCGATCACCGGCGGCAACGAGACCGCGCCGCGCAGAAGCGGGTCGAACTCTTGGGCATCGTCAGCCCAGTTCATTTCCGCGCGCCATTGTCGTTGAAATGCTGAACCGCGCGCAGAATATCCCGTCGGCTGATCTGTCCCACCAGCTCGCCACCGTCCAGCACCGGCAGCCGACGCCTACCCTGCCTGATGAAATACTCAGCGGCCCGGACAATATCTTCCTCGGCATTGATGGTCTCGGCTTGCGTCATGACCGATTCGACGATTCCGCTCTCTTCATCGAAATAACTCCCGGTAAAAATGCCTTTCAGGCAATCCGCCTCCGACAACATACCCACCAGCCGCCCTTCCCCGTCCACTACCGGAGCACCCGAGATCTTGTGCAGCAATAGTGTTTCGACTGCCCTGGTCAGGTCCGTGTGCGGAGAGACACAGATCAGGTCAGTGGTCATATAGTCTCTGACTTTGACTATCTTGAGCATGGCATCTTCCTTAGCTGGCAGGGGGCTATCCGGGGGCAGGTCTCAGTTGAATACCACCGTCTTGTTATCGTGGACCAATACCCGGTCTTCCAAGTGATAGCGCAAACCCCGGGAAAGTACCATCTTTTCCACATCTTTCCCGAGGCGAACCATGTCTTCGGCATTCAAGCGATGGCTGATGCGCACGACGTCCTGCTCGATGATCGGACCCGCATCGAGCTCCTCGGTAACATAGTGACAGGTCGCGCCGATCAGCTTGACGCCTCGCTGCGCTGCCTGGTGATAAGGCCGGGCACCGACAAACGAAGGCAGAAAACTGTGATGTATATTGATGACCCTGTTGGCATACCGGCTACACAGTTCCGGCGGCAATATCTGCATGTAACGCGCCAATACGATGCAGTCAGCCTGCTGCTCGTCGATCAAACGCGTTACTTCGGCAAAGGCTTCAGCTTTATGGTCCGGTTTTACCGGAACATGGTGAAAGGGTATGCCATGCCATTCAACCATACTGCGCAAATCATCGTGATTGGATATAACGCTGGTTATCTCGCAATCGAGTTCGCCGCTGTGCCAGCGATGTAACAGATCAAACAGGCAGTGCGACTCTCTGCTTGCCATAAGAACGACTTTTTTGCGCTGCGCGGAATCGCTCACCCGCCAGTCCATCGAGTATTCGGCGGCAATAGGCGCAAACACAGTACGCAGGCCATCAACATCAAAAGGAAGCGAATCGGCTCTGATCTCGTGGCGCATGAAGAACCAGTTCGAGAGATTATCCGAATGATGGTTGGCTTCTGTTATCCAGCCGTTATAGGTCGCAAGTACATTACTGACTTTAGCGACTATACCCACACGATCAGGACAGGCTATAACCAGACGAAAAGTACGCATTCATTGATCTCCAATACTGCTGGCGGAAGCCGCGGTTAAAGTGGAGCATTCTACCCGCTGCGCTCTACGATTGCAGCTGGATCAGAGCCGGGCGCTGTGAAGAAAACGTGAATATTTACATATTGCGACCATCAAGTTGTTGTATGGTCTGGGCTCTTAACTTACTATTTCCGGGTCAAATACAACTTTACCGTAATAAGGTGCAACTTATGTCAATGCTTCAGGAATATCGCCAGCTCGAGGAGACGATCCGTGAACTTTCCGAGCGTCTCCAGTCTTTGTCCAATGACGACAAGCTGAAAAAAGAACTCGAATTCGAAGAAAAACTTCGTGCGTTGATGGATCAGCACGGCAAGACGCCCAAGCAGGTAGTTGCCCTTCTCGACCCGGACAACAAGGGTTCAGCCCAAGGCAAGAACGCACGTTCCTCGGCACCAGCCAAGCGCGCGCGCAAGGTAAAGCAGTACAAGAACCCGCACAACGGCGAAACCATCGAGACAAAGGGCGGTAATCACAAAACATTGAAAGCATGGAAAGAACAGTACGGTTCGGACACTGTTGAATCCTGGATGACTATCCTGGGCTAATCTCCAGGCATCCGCAAACCCGCCATTACCGGCGGGTTTTTTATTTCCGATATTTTTCCTAAGCCTCGGACAACATCAAAGCGAACTGACCTGCAACCGGGTACCCAGAGCTTTGGCGTATTCCTGCCAGGCGAGTAGCAGAGCCTTCTGCGCTCCCGTCTGGGTAGGCAGTAATTCTTCGATGGTACGTAAAAACTCGGGCAGCGTAATCGCGGCGCCTGGAGTAGAACCCTCAAGTCGACTTTTACAGAATCCAGACCAGTCCTTCCGAGCGGCCTCGCTCAGACTTTGCGGAAAATTTCGCGCACGGTAACGCGGCAGCATATCGACCAGTCGTTGATCCTTCAGCGGCCATAGCGCAAGGTCAAGTTGCTCGCCTCCCGCCTGTCGGATCATTTCCAGCTGAGTCCGGTCGGCGTCACTCATAAAACCGCCGTACAACTGCAGCTCGCAATCATCATCTGCCGGATTATCGAATCCTCGCTGCTCATTGAACAGGCTGTGTAATTTGCGTTGTCCGTTTTCCCGCCACGCTGCAAGTGTTTCTGCGCGATAACGAAACTCGGTCATATTCAGTGACAAGCGCTGAATATCTTCTTCGCGAAGTACCTTGATATCCGCCAATACCGGGCATTTATTGATATGCACCAACTTCAGCCCAGGCCGCTGTTGGCCTTCGGCCAAATCTTCGGTGCGGGTATACATCAATTCACGAAGCGTATCTGCGTCAAGATCGATCAGCAGATCAGGGTCTGCAGCCAGATCGTAAACAATCAGCGCATTGCGGTTGACCGGATGCCAGGCAAGCGGCAGGACGACCGCCAGTCCGCTACGTTCACGACCGAAGCGCCCCGATACATGCACCAGAGGCCGCACCCGTTGCAGGTCGATTAACTCACAGACTTTATGTTTGCTACGCAGGTCATACAGGTACTGGTACAAGCGTGGCTGCGCCTGCTTCAGCAAGCGTGCCATGGAAATGGTCGCCCGCACGTCCGCCAGCGCGTCATGCGCCTGACCATGTTCGATTCCGTTGGCTTGGGTCAGCAGTTCAAGGCGCAGGCTCGGCAAACCGTCCTGCTCAGGCCATACAATCCCTTCGGGCCTTAGCGCCTGGGCTGTGCGTAACGCATCAAGCAGATCCCAGCGGCTGTTACCGCCCTGCCATTCTCGTGCGTAAGGATCGTAGAAGTTGCGATACAGCGTGAAGCGGGTCATTTCGTCATCGAACCGCAGGCTGTTGTATCCAGCGGTACAGGTACCCGGCTCAGCCATCTGGCGATGCAACAAGGCTATGAATTCAGCTTCCGGAAGCCCGGCTGCAGCGCGCTCGGGCCCGATACCGGTTACCAGACAAGCCATTGGATGAGGAAGCGTATCGTCCGAGAGCCGACAATCGATACACAACGGTTCACCGATTTCTTCGAGGTTTTCGTCGGTGCGAATCCCCGCGACCTGCAGCGGCCGGTCCCTGCGCGGATCTATACCTGTCGATTCGAAATCGTACCAGAAGATGCTTTTGCCCATTTCGCTTCCCGCCGCTCAAATATGCAGGTTAACCGAAGCGGCCGGGACAGGCATCTTCGCGCCCTTAAAAGGTGAAGAATCGCTCCAGCAGATGGGCAAGCTCACTGATGGAATGCGTGCTTGATACGATGCTGAAACCCGTATCAAAAAAGCCCGGCGATACATCTGACCGGCACCAATGGCTCAATGCCTTGAAATCAATGATATCCAGACCACCTTCACCGGCTGGCAACTTCAAGCGCATGTCATATATTTCATCGACCATGACCGGCAATACGCTGATCAACATCAACCCATTGCCCGAAACGTTGCCTATCTGCCCCATCGGCTTATCCGTGCGAGCATTGTAGACACTAAGATACGCCGCCAGTTGATGGCGGGCGATGTGACGCTGCTCAATATATCCTGGCGAGCTCATGCTGCCGGACAGAGGCAGAGACGGCATTAACAGCGCTCCTGTAGCTGGGTTTCAAGTTCATGTTTGCGTGCTTTGACGCGGCCCGGGTGAACTTCTACCTTCTTGCCGTCCGCATTTACTTCATACCACAGTCTTCGACCTTCAAACTTGGCCAAATGACGCCGCAGTTCATCACATTGTGCCTTAGTCTGCTCGCGTCGCGCCACGGAACGGGCCGTTTCGATTTCCCGTTCACTGGCCCGCACCTCCATGATCTTTCGGATATTTCTTTCCCTCTGGAGGACCTGCTCATCGCGTTCGATTACCTGCGGACGAATATCCATCAGCTCGGCATTTGCTGCCGGCCGTTCACTGAACTGCACACGGCCTTCGGCATCGACCCAGCGGTAGATTTCAGCCACCAACGGCATCGGAGACAAAGCAAGCACACACATTGTTAACCATCTGAACATTGGCCCGTCCTGGTCCGCTAACATCCTGAATGTACGAGAATAATGCAGCTGTTCGCGCTGGCCAAGCACAAACTAACCCAAACGAGCGATAGTCAGTTGCATCCTATAGATTCCAGCGGCTCAACGACCGACCATCCATCTTGATGCAGGTCACTTCCAAAAGCCCTATCTTGTCTTACACTCATTCAAACTTTCCCGAATCAGGAGGCAGTATTGATGGAATTCCACAATGTGCTGGTGGTGATTGACCCGACCAGCGAATCAGACCAGCCATCGCTGCGCCGCGCCGAACAGCTGGCCGCTTTCTATCCAGACGCGACTTTTACGCTATTCCTGTGTGACTACAACTCCGCACTGGACGGGGGGCTGCTGTTTGCGACGCCAGGGCTGGAAAAGGCGCGCGCCTCGCTCATCAAGCAACACGAAGTATTCCTCGACAAGCTCGCCAAGCCTCTGCGGGAAAAAGCGGCTAGCGTGGAGACCCGAGCCGTATGGGGCAAGCGCCGCGACCGGCACATTCTTCAAGCGGCTCAGGAATTACGTGCTGACCTGGTGATCAAGACCACTCACCACCACAACCCGATCAAGAAACTGTTACTGACCAATACCGACTGGCAACTGATTCGCCACTGCGAAGCCCCTCTATGGCTGGTCAAACAGGCTGACACGCTGATCGGCTCGATTTGCGCCAGCGTCGACCCCCTGCACGAAGCAGACAAACCAGCTGCTCTGGATTACAAGTTGATAGCCAACTCCGACAGCCTGGCCAAGGCAATGCGTGCGCAGATGTATATTGCCCACTGCTACAACCCGCTTCCGCGCACGTTGGTATTCGATGCGAGCATCATCGGTGACTACGATGCCTATGCTGGCGAAGTGAGAGCCCGGCATCAGCAAGCATTCGCCGAGCTGGCCGATACAGCCGGCATACCGGCAACCCATCGACAACTGCTGCAGGGATACCCGGAGGAAGCCATACCCGAGTTCATCGAAAAACAGGCAATCAACTTGCTGGTGATGGGCGCGGTATCGCGTTCGCGCCTGGATGCTGCCCTGATCGGTCACACCGCCGAGCGCCTGCTCGATGAAGTGCCCTGCGATGTACTGGTGATCAAACCTGACGAGTTCGTTGATCCCAGCAGACCTGCTTCCTGATCATTACTACGTGCATCGCTGCCATGGGACGGCGGCAGGCATGCTTAATCTGCGAGTGACTGGCGGCTGAGTTCGCTGATAGTCGACCAGTCGCCCGCCTCGACGGCTTCACGCGGTGCCATCCAGCTGCCGCCAACTGCCATGACGTTGTCCAGATCAATGTAATCGGCAACTTTCGCCTGGGTAATACCGCCTGTGGGGCAAAATCGCACGCCGGGGAAAGGACCGGAAAAC is a window of Pseudomonas sp. gcc21 DNA encoding:
- a CDS encoding efflux RND transporter periplasmic adaptor subunit; this translates as MPPATGSRLSCLFWLTLSVLLLGAVSGCAGEEEPAPEPPRIALVERLQAAEPLPEALRFAGVVESVTTTQIAFQVPGRIEQILVDEGTRVTRGQPLAKLDATDYELQLREAEAQHRQLQADLTRKRSLLAEGILSPAAIEPLEAGLISAQVARDSALRNIAHSTLNAPFDGVVAERMAEPDMVVSNGTPILQIQDNQYVEVGVDLPERAALSLPLGPDLQAQGQLVIADVTLPLKYKEHSTQPREGARTYRLILRGAPPEDFNLLPGMAMRVTIELPVPVADATAERFRIPLSALQTTPESEHFVWLAVDGQAVRKNLTLQRIDGSHALVAGDFETGSQIIVAGGSKLFEGQAIKAQQRD
- a CDS encoding methyl-accepting chemotaxis protein — translated: MNSRNFPVAARLTGGFAAVALIVLMLGFLAVQGMSNMREEATEIEQLWLPSMQDIGEFNQDFMRLRIFTFRALLAEDNREIQQLNQSMDELERLLTQAEQAFEQRISSAESQQAFNLYKAQRTEYMRLQAQVMQRIAQGNLDGAMGIVQNQLNPQADVATQSLIALEDLIIAGAGESAESAELIYERGFRQVILFIAIAAVLTVLLAWLITRSIVAPIREAVRISEVIATGDLTQRFQVEGKDEPARLLRALSAMQTQLRDTIERITSSSTQLASAAEELNAVTEDSTRGLQRQNDEIQQAATAVNEMSAAVDEVAGNAVSTSEQSQATASVASEGQQQVVYTVTSIDKLSGSIQSTATEVQELAEKAQNISRVLEVIRAIAEQTNLLALNAAIEAARAGDHGRGFAVVADEVRALAYRTQQSTAEIEDMIGTIQQGTERAVEAMQISNTMASNTLGQAESAGEALNRITAAINQINERNLVIASAAEEQAQVAREVDRNLENIRDLSTQSAAGAEQTSCSSRELSRLAVELNDLVTRFTI
- a CDS encoding CBS domain-containing protein; its protein translation is MLKIVKVRDYMTTDLICVSPHTDLTRAVETLLLHKISGAPVVDGEGRLVGMLSEADCLKGIFTGSYFDEESGIVESVMTQAETINAEEDIVRAAEYFIRQGRRRLPVLDGGELVGQISRRDILRAVQHFNDNGARK
- the purU gene encoding formyltetrahydrofolate deformylase; this translates as MRTFRLVIACPDRVGIVAKVSNVLATYNGWITEANHHSDNLSNWFFMRHEIRADSLPFDVDGLRTVFAPIAAEYSMDWRVSDSAQRKKVVLMASRESHCLFDLLHRWHSGELDCEITSVISNHDDLRSMVEWHGIPFHHVPVKPDHKAEAFAEVTRLIDEQQADCIVLARYMQILPPELCSRYANRVINIHHSFLPSFVGARPYHQAAQRGVKLIGATCHYVTEELDAGPIIEQDVVRISHRLNAEDMVRLGKDVEKMVLSRGLRYHLEDRVLVHDNKTVVFN
- the mvaT gene encoding histone-like nucleoid-structuring protein MvaT, whose amino-acid sequence is MSMLQEYRQLEETIRELSERLQSLSNDDKLKKELEFEEKLRALMDQHGKTPKQVVALLDPDNKGSAQGKNARSSAPAKRARKVKQYKNPHNGETIETKGGNHKTLKAWKEQYGSDTVESWMTILG
- the sbcB gene encoding exodeoxyribonuclease I, with product MGKSIFWYDFESTGIDPRRDRPLQVAGIRTDENLEEIGEPLCIDCRLSDDTLPHPMACLVTGIGPERAAAGLPEAEFIALLHRQMAEPGTCTAGYNSLRFDDEMTRFTLYRNFYDPYAREWQGGNSRWDLLDALRTAQALRPEGIVWPEQDGLPSLRLELLTQANGIEHGQAHDALADVRATISMARLLKQAQPRLYQYLYDLRSKHKVCELIDLQRVRPLVHVSGRFGRERSGLAVVLPLAWHPVNRNALIVYDLAADPDLLIDLDADTLRELMYTRTEDLAEGQQRPGLKLVHINKCPVLADIKVLREEDIQRLSLNMTEFRYRAETLAAWRENGQRKLHSLFNEQRGFDNPADDDCELQLYGGFMSDADRTQLEMIRQAGGEQLDLALWPLKDQRLVDMLPRYRARNFPQSLSEAARKDWSGFCKSRLEGSTPGAAITLPEFLRTIEELLPTQTGAQKALLLAWQEYAKALGTRLQVSSL
- a CDS encoding PilZ domain-containing protein yields the protein MPSLPLSGSMSSPGYIEQRHIARHQLAAYLSVYNARTDKPMGQIGNVSGNGLMLISVLPVMVDEIYDMRLKLPAGEGGLDIIDFKALSHWCRSDVSPGFFDTGFSIVSSTHSISELAHLLERFFTF
- a CDS encoding DUF4124 domain-containing protein; translated protein: MFRWLTMCVLALSPMPLVAEIYRWVDAEGRVQFSERPAANAELMDIRPQVIERDEQVLQRERNIRKIMEVRASEREIETARSVARREQTKAQCDELRRHLAKFEGRRLWYEVNADGKKVEVHPGRVKARKHELETQLQERC
- a CDS encoding universal stress protein gives rise to the protein MEFHNVLVVIDPTSESDQPSLRRAEQLAAFYPDATFTLFLCDYNSALDGGLLFATPGLEKARASLIKQHEVFLDKLAKPLREKAASVETRAVWGKRRDRHILQAAQELRADLVIKTTHHHNPIKKLLLTNTDWQLIRHCEAPLWLVKQADTLIGSICASVDPLHEADKPAALDYKLIANSDSLAKAMRAQMYIAHCYNPLPRTLVFDASIIGDYDAYAGEVRARHQQAFAELADTAGIPATHRQLLQGYPEEAIPEFIEKQAINLLVMGAVSRSRLDAALIGHTAERLLDEVPCDVLVIKPDEFVDPSRPAS